One Verrucomicrobiota bacterium genomic window carries:
- a CDS encoding cation:proton antiporter, translating into MAGLLSLLATSSTDVSPIVAVLTVLLVSVVLVSLVLARFRQSLLVGYFLCGVVIANSGLLEMLGATAEEGVIERLAELGVVLLMFTLGIEFSLEELKHLRKVVFGGGSLQMAATSLAIGLVAHAFGADPALAFVIGMTLAVSSTAVSLKSFQDMGMPTSPGARMALGISIFQDLLVILFMIFLPPILGASSGSPVMAVGGAMAKAALFLLGTWVLSRYVIPKLLDAVAGTRSRELFTITVVALCATIAFGASQLQLSLALGAFAAGLVVSESIYSHRVLADILPFKDLFLTLFFVSVGLLIDVSTTLANWGYVTLGVIALLLIKGLIVWGLARWLRLNTRQSLLGAFALASSGEFSLVLLSRVGELRVLDPQLEQILLVCTAVSMGLVPALMRWATPLSRALEGQKFFRSRPILHPELESHAALKRLQEHVIICGYGPVGRSLHRALTRCDIPVLVIELNAETVRTLHHQGVPVLFADATHPETMELARVQAARAIAFTFPEAEITLQSLALVRAQNPQIYAFARAKFRSQVSLLQKEGVQAVIHDEHESAHRMIHSVLGSYGRGDVEEALKAAFDDWV; encoded by the coding sequence ATGGCTGGGCTCCTCTCGCTGCTAGCGACCTCCTCCACGGATGTCTCCCCCATCGTGGCGGTCTTGACCGTCCTGCTGGTCTCGGTGGTCCTGGTGTCGCTTGTCTTGGCGCGTTTTCGCCAGTCCCTGCTGGTAGGCTACTTCCTCTGCGGGGTCGTCATCGCGAACTCCGGCCTTTTGGAAATGCTCGGCGCCACCGCGGAAGAAGGCGTCATCGAGCGACTCGCCGAACTCGGCGTGGTTCTCCTGATGTTCACCCTTGGCATCGAGTTCTCGCTCGAAGAACTCAAGCATCTCCGTAAAGTCGTCTTCGGCGGGGGCAGTCTTCAGATGGCGGCCACCAGCCTCGCCATTGGACTGGTAGCGCATGCCTTTGGCGCCGACCCGGCCTTGGCTTTTGTCATCGGAATGACCTTGGCCGTCAGCTCCACCGCCGTCAGTCTCAAGTCTTTCCAGGACATGGGCATGCCCACCTCACCCGGAGCCCGCATGGCCTTGGGGATCTCGATTTTCCAGGATCTCCTGGTGATCCTCTTCATGATTTTTCTCCCACCCATCCTGGGGGCTTCCAGTGGTTCTCCCGTGATGGCGGTGGGCGGAGCCATGGCCAAAGCCGCTCTCTTCCTCCTCGGCACCTGGGTTTTGAGCCGCTATGTCATCCCGAAGCTCTTGGATGCCGTGGCCGGCACTCGCAGCCGGGAGCTTTTCACCATCACAGTGGTGGCCCTCTGTGCCACGATCGCATTTGGCGCCAGCCAATTGCAGCTCAGCTTGGCGCTCGGTGCCTTCGCGGCTGGGCTGGTCGTGAGCGAATCCATCTACAGCCACCGGGTCCTCGCGGATATCCTTCCCTTCAAGGACCTCTTTCTCACCCTCTTCTTCGTCTCGGTGGGCCTGCTCATCGATGTCTCCACCACCCTGGCCAACTGGGGCTACGTCACGCTCGGCGTGATCGCTCTTCTTCTGATCAAGGGCCTGATCGTCTGGGGCCTAGCTCGCTGGCTCCGGCTCAACACCCGCCAAAGTCTCTTGGGCGCTTTCGCCCTCGCCAGCAGCGGAGAGTTTTCCCTCGTTCTGCTTAGTCGGGTGGGCGAGCTACGGGTCCTCGATCCGCAGCTGGAACAAATCCTTCTGGTCTGCACCGCCGTCTCGATGGGCCTGGTGCCCGCGCTCATGCGTTGGGCCACCCCCCTGTCTCGGGCGCTCGAAGGCCAGAAATTCTTTCGTTCCCGACCCATCCTCCACCCAGAACTGGAAAGCCACGCCGCCCTCAAACGCTTGCAGGAACACGTCATCATTTGTGGCTATGGCCCGGTTGGCCGCAGTCTCCACCGTGCGCTTACACGCTGTGACATCCCGGTCTTGGTGATTGAGTTGAATGCCGAAACGGTCCGCACCCTCCACCACCAAGGAGTGCCGGTTCTCTTTGCCGACGCCACCCATCCGGAGACCATGGAGCTGGCCCGCGTGCAAGCAGCCCGGGCCATCGCTTTCACCTTTCCCGAAGCGGAGATCACCTTGCAATCGCTGGCGCTCGTCCGGGCACAAAATCCACAAATCTACGCCTTCGCTCGGGCCAAGTTTCGCTCCCAAGTCAGCCTCCTGCAAAAGGAAGGCGTGCAAGCAGTCATTCATGACGAGCACGAAAGCGCCCACCGGATGATTCACAGCGTGCTCGGCAGCTATGGCCGAGGCGATGTCGAAGAAGCCCTCAAAGCGGCCTTCGACGACTGGGTGTGA
- a CDS encoding peptidylprolyl isomerase, translating to MAPTPRSLPRAAARRARFPWRAVIYGVVILYLFVDLYWVAGPLRGQLERWRSPQDSVEAGPVAALLYGEPLTLTTLDQAVVRYLWKRGRSVEGLSPRMRRELRLAVLRELVIDRALEVRAKYQDQEIDEAVLEEEWQAFLARFPSPGQRRAELESWGVEDADAREALRQRLLKERWLEQAILPDLEVASEEIEAWFAENREDLRLPERIRARHIFLPSLRQDQAALREQAQALHEALVEDQSRFSELAKEQSRDPATAPKGGDLGWFAADRMDASFTGPVFRHGGLGLLAPFESKIGWHVVEILNRAPGRPATLAEMEKEIRLHLRNEKRRVALQELEEQLFATAKVEIRWDVFQN from the coding sequence ATGGCCCCAACCCCGCGCTCCCTCCCTCGGGCGGCCGCTCGGCGCGCGCGCTTCCCTTGGAGGGCGGTGATTTATGGGGTGGTGATTCTTTACCTCTTCGTGGATCTCTACTGGGTGGCAGGGCCCCTGCGTGGCCAGCTAGAGCGTTGGCGTTCTCCGCAGGACTCGGTCGAGGCGGGGCCGGTGGCGGCCTTGCTTTATGGCGAGCCGCTCACTTTGACGACTCTCGACCAAGCCGTGGTGCGCTATCTCTGGAAACGGGGCCGGTCGGTGGAGGGCCTTTCTCCGCGGATGCGTCGCGAATTGCGCTTGGCGGTCTTGCGCGAATTGGTGATTGATCGCGCGCTCGAGGTAAGGGCCAAGTATCAAGATCAGGAAATCGATGAAGCGGTCCTAGAGGAGGAATGGCAGGCTTTTTTGGCGCGCTTTCCCAGTCCGGGCCAGCGACGGGCGGAATTAGAAAGCTGGGGCGTGGAGGATGCCGACGCGAGGGAGGCGCTGCGACAGAGGCTTTTGAAGGAGCGATGGCTCGAGCAGGCGATTTTGCCGGACCTCGAGGTGGCTTCGGAAGAGATCGAAGCGTGGTTTGCGGAGAATCGAGAGGACCTGCGCCTGCCAGAGCGAATCCGAGCGCGTCACATTTTTCTCCCCAGCCTCCGGCAAGATCAAGCGGCTCTCCGGGAGCAGGCCCAAGCTCTTCATGAGGCCTTGGTGGAGGACCAGAGTCGCTTCTCCGAATTGGCCAAGGAGCAGAGCCGAGATCCGGCCACGGCTCCGAAGGGGGGAGACCTGGGTTGGTTCGCCGCTGATCGGATGGACGCCAGCTTTACGGGGCCTGTTTTCCGGCACGGGGGGCTGGGCCTATTGGCTCCTTTCGAGAGCAAGATTGGCTGGCATGTAGTCGAGATCTTGAACCGCGCTCCCGGTCGGCCTGCCACGCTCGCTGAGATGGAAAAAGAAATTCGTCTTCACCTTCGCAATGAGAAACGTCGGGTGGCTCTCCAGGAGCTGGAAGAGCAGCTCTTTGCCACAGCCAAGGTAGAGATCCGGTGGGATGTGTTTCAGAATTGA
- a CDS encoding YqgE/AlgH family protein: MESFDEPGPLQLRSKLLLAAPALQDPNFHRTAILVTEHEPTQGAQGYVLNRPLGKTVGQLLTGPEFVPLAEVPVCVGGPVSHEKLTFASFWWNREEGSLVPESHLSHDQAVEALLDGKTVRAFVGYSGWREGQLEEELRQETWILHKGSPWLAEQGATEPLWEKLLESLGPWYQLLAATPGNPTLN, from the coding sequence ATGGAATCCTTCGATGAACCCGGCCCCCTTCAGCTGCGCAGCAAGCTCCTGCTGGCCGCACCCGCCTTGCAGGACCCGAATTTTCATCGGACCGCCATCTTGGTAACGGAACACGAGCCTACGCAAGGAGCCCAGGGCTATGTCCTCAATCGCCCTCTCGGCAAAACAGTCGGCCAACTGCTGACCGGTCCAGAATTCGTCCCCCTAGCGGAGGTTCCCGTCTGCGTGGGAGGGCCCGTCAGTCACGAAAAGCTGACCTTCGCCTCCTTCTGGTGGAACCGGGAAGAGGGCTCGCTGGTGCCCGAGAGTCACCTCTCCCACGACCAAGCAGTCGAAGCTCTCCTCGACGGAAAAACGGTGCGAGCCTTCGTCGGTTACTCCGGTTGGCGGGAAGGGCAATTGGAAGAAGAACTCCGCCAAGAAACCTGGATTCTTCATAAGGGCAGCCCCTGGCTCGCTGAACAAGGGGCCACCGAACCACTCTGGGAGAAACTCCTGGAAAGCCTGGGCCCCTGGTACCAGCTCCTGGCAGCCACCCCAGGAAATCCCACTCTGAACTAA